The Anolis carolinensis isolate JA03-04 chromosome 2, rAnoCar3.1.pri, whole genome shotgun sequence genome has a window encoding:
- the LOC103282781 gene encoding uncharacterized protein LOC103282781: MEFIKNQRKMTKAELILWIYLVLFTYPTFKRLQKGEGREGRVKSTWYYAKSWALALSFFQSHPEPLRDKDLPAVWKPLSCGGGRRKGKPGIMISSGVLEEHLTPPGLKPLWKRLGQWGGMSQGRSGGQEEEEAALSRRNPGPLAHSLEGQPQHPLPAPHKNLSQEEGRGPLLLPRVMDPQPIGDVDLGKGDEGGQDKGRKAEGCQEDKGFRCEALRVERDQEEEQLQWHEGGNLDTGDDDDLDAGDDGSDSDGDDSHEGDGDNTGNSGGEDPDGDEDQDKSEGEDSDEEIDKNTICDVLLKEMEKLEQEIDAVHDPSQEKVDDLRKEVEHSRTEYCYRRDKMETALNKKVMGLWSALWLNSSQAVTALQETLSQFSAVEVASLKAESDSLQGFLQAAQGLDTLQKLTDFYCSVDALRDLPLLKVGPTCDDPLKEVDVIKVEMDCWCSALLRVLLKEGQEKTTALQEKVDAVQGISPEQAGELKVKMSALQKQMGLLWEVPLKEMMALLAMAYKLYCKLCSGPTKEENIIWKKACDHVVSLKVHLKDVLLWRKATALHAMLHDIPVEKLVVLEEKVRACIRKVDVLQNKIWKPLEEELKFLKEKLRSLKDSSQKGKLQKELKELKGDLEELTVFETYPLKGTVNALQKKMNALQKKINVPQNAGAPLEEGDEVMQVDKTGFSEMLNAQDEAQERPPSGLQVPDNPDIVLQIPETTSLDRPQRQDPQEPGEETCAESSGQSLAGSEPALTEGEGSEPPHKKQKINPGKET, from the exons ATGGAATTCATCAAGAACCAGAGGAAGATGACCAAAGCAGAATTAATACTATGGATATATCTTGTATTATTTACATACCCTACATTCAAGAGATTgcagaaaggggaaggaagggaaggcagaGTAAAGTCCACCTGGTATTATGCGAAAAGTTGGGCGTTGGCCCTCTCTTTCTTCCAGTCTCACCCAGAGCCACTGAGAGACAAGGACCTCCCTGCCGTTTGGAAGCCTCTCAGctgcggaggaggaaggagaaagggaaagccAGGCATCATGATAAGCTCTGGAGTGCTGGAGGAGCACCTTACCCCGCCGGGACTGAAGCCCCTTTGGAAGAGGCTGGGTCAGTGGGGAGGCATGTCTCAAGGCAGGAGTGGGGGtcaggaagaagaggaagcagcCCTTTCAAGGAGAAACCCGGGACCCTTAGCCCACTCTCTGGAAGGACAGCCACAGCATCCTCTCCCAGCTCCCCACAAGAACCTTTCCCAAGAAGAGGGCAGGGGCCCCTTGCTGCTCCCAAGGGTGATGGACCCACAACCTATTGGTGATGTAGATCTTGGGAAAGGGGATGAAGGTGGTCAAGATAAGGGCAGGAAGGCAGAGGGCTGCCAGGAGGACAAAGGCTTCAGGTGTGAGGCCCTGAGGGTCGAGAGGGACCAAGAGGAAGAGCAGCTCCAATGGCATGAAGGCGGCAACTTGGACACTGGAGATGATGATGACCTTGATGCAGGTGATGATGGGAGCGACAGTGACGGAGATGACAGTCATGAAGGTGATGGAGACAACACTGGGAACAGTGGAGGTGAGGATCCTGATGGAGATGAGGATCAGGACAAGAGTGAGGGAGAGGACAGTGATGAAGAAATTGACAAAAACACAATCTGTGATGTTCTGTTGAAAGAGATGGAGAAACTGGAGCAGGAGATAGATGCAGTGCATGATCCCTCGCAGGAAAAGGTGGACGACTTGAGGAAGGAGGTGGAACATTCCAGGACTGAGTACTGTTACCGACGTGATAAAATGGAAACAGCCCTAAACAAGAAGGTGATGGGCTTGTGGTCAGCCCTATGGCTTAACTCATCACAGGCAGTGACTGCCCTTCAGGAAACCTTGAGCCAATTCTCAGCAGTGGAGGTGGCTTCATTGAAAGCAGAGTCTGACTCGCTTCAGGGCTTCCTGCAAGCTGCCCAGGGCCTAGATACATTGCAGAAGCTGACTGACTTTTATTGCTCAGTGGATGCTCTGCGGGATCTCCCTCTGCTGAAGGTGGGCCCTACATGTGATGACCCACTGAAGGAGGTGGATGTTATAAAGGTGGAAATGGACTGCTGGTGTTCTGCGCTGTTGCGTGTCCTACTGAAGGAGGGTCAGGAGAAGACAACTGCCCTGCAGGAGAAGGTGGACGCTGTGCAGGGTATCTCTCCAGAGCAGGCAGGTGAACTGAAGGTGAAGATGAGCGCTCTTCAGAAACAGATGGGTCTCCTATGGGAAGTCCCCCTCAAGGAGATGATGGCCTTGCTGGCAATGGCATATAAGCTATATTGTAAATTGTGCTCAGGTCCCACAAAAGAAGAGAACATCATATGGAAGAAAGCATGTGATCATGTAGTTAGCCTGAAAGTTCACCTGAAGGATGTCCTTCTGTGGCGGAAAGCGACTGCCTTGCATGCCATGCTTCATGATATCCCTGTGGAGAAACTGGTGGTGCTGGAAGAGAAAGTGAGGGCATGTATTAGGAAGGTGGATGTGTTGCAGAATAAAATATGGAAGCCCTTGGAGGAAGAGCTGAAATTCCTGAAGGAGAAATTGCGTTCCCTGAAGGATTCTTCACAGAAGGGCAAGCTGCAAAAAGAGCTGAAGGAATTAAAAGGGGACCTGGAAGAACTGACGGTATTTGAAACTTACCCACTAAAGGGAACAGTGAATGCCCTGCAAAAGAAAATGAATGCCCTACAGAAGAAGATAAATGTCCCCCAGAATGCGGGTGCTCCCCTTGAAGAAGGTGATGAAGTGATGCAAGTGGACAAAACAGGATTCTCAGAGATGTTGAATGCTCAAGATGAAG CTCAGGAGAGGCCTCCTTCAGGACTTCAGGTGCCAGACAATCCAGACATAGTCCTCCAGATCCCAGAGACCACCAGCCTGGATAGACCCCAAAGACAAGACCCACAGGAGCCAGGAGAGGAAACCTGTGCAGAGAGTTCTGGGCAGTCTCTCGCTGGCTCTGAACCAGCTCTGACGGAAGGAGAGGGATCGGAACCTCCCCATAAAAAACAGAAGATTAATCCTGGCAAGGAAACCTAA